The following are from one region of the Longimicrobiaceae bacterium genome:
- a CDS encoding N-acetylmuramoyl-L-alanine amidase: VRTRRPDGAIGTLAPGPGNPYHWFFPDGTRLAVAETRAGAHRVRLTSELSVWVDTAEVQLAPPGAPLPRGAVGAVRLTPTRDWVELRIATSDRLPFRVEETEYGFTVDVFGATGRTNWLYYGEMDPLVEHAEWEQVTDELYRVHVRLSQRPWGYRSHWNERGNLVVRLRRPPPIQARAPLRGLYIGIDAGHPPGGAIGPTRLTEAEANLAISRYLVEMLQERGARVLVTRPDTAAVALGARPAEATDSSVHLLVSVHNNAFPDGVNPFENNGTSVFYNQQHSRELAMHLQRELLREFGLRDLGVARADLALVRPTWMPSALTETMFLMIPQQEAALRDPRVQQRIARAHLRGIEAFLRERATRGDRE; the protein is encoded by the coding sequence CGTCCGCACCCGCCGTCCGGACGGCGCCATCGGCACCCTCGCCCCCGGGCCGGGGAACCCGTACCACTGGTTCTTCCCCGACGGCACCCGCCTGGCCGTGGCGGAGACGCGGGCCGGCGCGCACCGGGTCCGGCTCACCTCCGAGCTGTCGGTGTGGGTGGACACGGCCGAGGTGCAGCTCGCCCCGCCGGGGGCGCCGCTCCCGCGCGGCGCGGTGGGCGCGGTGCGGCTCACGCCCACGCGCGACTGGGTGGAGCTGCGCATCGCCACCTCCGACCGCCTCCCCTTCCGGGTGGAGGAGACGGAGTACGGCTTCACCGTCGACGTCTTCGGCGCCACGGGGCGGACCAACTGGCTCTACTACGGGGAGATGGACCCGCTGGTGGAGCACGCCGAGTGGGAGCAGGTGACCGACGAGCTGTACCGCGTGCACGTGCGGCTGTCGCAGCGCCCCTGGGGCTACCGCTCCCACTGGAACGAGCGCGGCAACCTGGTGGTGCGGCTGCGGCGGCCCCCGCCCATCCAGGCGCGGGCGCCGCTGCGCGGGCTGTACATCGGGATCGACGCGGGGCACCCGCCCGGAGGCGCCATCGGCCCGACCCGTCTCACGGAGGCCGAGGCGAACCTGGCGATCTCGCGGTACCTGGTGGAGATGCTGCAGGAGCGGGGCGCGCGCGTCCTGGTGACCCGCCCGGACACCGCGGCCGTGGCGCTGGGCGCCCGCCCGGCCGAGGCCACGGACTCCAGCGTGCACCTGCTGGTGTCCGTGCACAACAACGCCTTCCCGGACGGGGTGAACCCGTTCGAGAACAACGGCACCAGCGTCTTCTACAACCAGCAGCACTCGCGCGAGCTGGCCATGCACCTGCAGCGGGAGCTGCTGCGGGAGTTCGGGCTGCGCGACCTGGGCGTTGCCCGCGCCGACCTGGCGCTGGTGCGTCCCACCTGGATGCCCTCCGCGCTCACGGAGACGATGTTCCTGATGATCCCGCAGCAGGAGGCGGC